In the Candidatus Binatia bacterium genome, CGTTCGCCGTTGCTGGCGATGGACCTTTACGGGAAATGTTGGAGCAGCTCGCTGGTTCTCTAGGAGTAAGAGAGCACGTGACATTTCTCGGCGAGCGCGGTGACTTAGAGTCGGTTTTCCGTGAGGCCCACGTGTTTTGGCTCACCTCTCGGTGGGAAGGGATGCCCAATGTTTTACTGGAGGCGATGGCGAGTGGCTTGCCGGTGGTTGCCACTGAAGTCGGCGGCTGCCGGGAAGTTGTCGGCGACAGCCTTGGGGGTGCGTTGGTTCCGGTGGATAGCATAGCCGGCTTTGTCGAAAACACTGTACGTTGGCTCACCTCGGCAGAAAAGTTTTTTTGCGCAGCGCAAGCAGCGCGCCAGCGTGCCGAGGAGTTCGCTCTTCCACGGATGGTTGCAAGGATGGAGAAATTGTACCACGAGATACTCGAGCAATGACTGCCTGGCCGTTTGTCTCCGTCGTGATTCCGATGCGTAACGAGGGCAAGCACATCGCGCGCTGCCTCGATTCGATCTTCGCGCAGGACTACCCGCGGGATCGCTTCGAGGTCATTGTCGTCGATGGCGACTCGGATGACGACTCTCCCAAGGTTCTGGCCGGCTACGGTAACAAGATCCGGGTGCTTCGCAATGCGGCACGAATCGTTCCCACCGCGCTGAACATTGGCATCCGAGCTGCGCGGGGTGAAATTATCGCACGCGTCGATGCACACACTGTGCTCGAGCCCGACTACCTACGCTGCGGCGTAGAGGCCTTGCTGCAAACTGGAGCAGACAACGTCGGAGGGCCGATGCGAACTGCAGGCGGGGGGCCGGTGGCACAGGCCATCGCTCGGGCCATGGATTCTCGCTTCGGCATCGGGGCGTACTTTCATTTTGCCCAGGCCGATCGCGAGGTGGATACGGTGTATATGGGGATGTGGCCGCGAAAGACCTTTGAACGGGTTGGCCTTTTCGATGAAGAGCTCGTGCGCAACCAAGACGATGAGCTCAATTACCGAATCCGAAAGCTCGGCGGCAAAGTCTATTTGTCCGTAGCAATGCGCTCGTTGTATCAAAACCGCGAGAGCTACCGAGCCTTGGCCCGGCAGTTTTTCGAATACGGCAAGTGGAAAGTTCGCGTGCTGCAGAAACACCCGAGTCAGATGAGCTGGCGGCATTTTGTCCCCCCTACGTTGGTTGCCGCGGTAGTTTCGTCACTCTGCGCAGCGACGGTTTGGCCTGCCAGTCTCTATTTTACCGGCAGCGTACTAGGCTCGTACGGGCTAGCAGTGGCGGCAGCCGCGGGGGCGGTGGCGCGTAAGCACGGTACAGGTCTCGCGCCGCGAGTGGCTTGGGCGTTCGTGGTCATGCATTGGAGCTGGGGTGGTGGATTTTTATGGGGACTGCTGCGCTTTGGGCACCGTTGGTTCCAACCGGAGAACCCACCGCCGCAGCTGGGTCCACAACAGGTACCCGTGGGCGCTGCAGCGACCGGTTGATGGCCGCGCAGCTTCTCCAAAATTGAACAGTCCTGCAGGTTATGCTTTTGCGGTTGCCCAAGAACTGGGTGGGCGCGAGTAGAATCCGTCGGAGAGCGGCGAGCCTGTTGCGGCCCGAACCACAACTGGGAATGTGAAGGAGCGAAAATGTATTTGGTGACCGGAGGTGCTGGTTTCATTGGCTCGAACCTCGTGCATGCGTTAGTGGCGCGGGGGGAAAAGGTGCGTGTCCTGGATAACTTCTCGACGGGCAGTCGGGAAAATTTGGCGTCGGTTGCCGACCGAATCGAGGTGATCGAAGGAGACTTGCGCGACCCAGATACCGTGCGGGCGGCCGTTCGCGGCGTCCAGTATGTGAGCCATCAGGCTGCGCTACGGTCGGTCCCTCGTTCGGTCGATGATCCCCTCAGCACCGACGCAGTCAATACCCACGGAACGTTGCTGCTGTTGGTTGCAGCACGGGATGCCGGAGTGAAGCGGGTGGTGTATGCTTCGTCTTCCTCGGTTTACGGGGATTCCCCTGTTCTTCCCAAGGAGGAGAATCAAGCTCCGGCGCCGATTTCGCCGTATGCTGTGTCGAAACTTGCGGGGGAATACTACTGCCGCACGTTCACGCGGTTGTATGGTCTGGAAACCGTGAGCCTACGCTATTTCAACGTGTTCGGCCCCCGACAGAGCCCGGAGTCTAAGTATGCTGCAGTTGTTCCGCTGTTCATCCGCGCCGCACTGAGGGGCGAAGCGTTGATCATTCATGGCGACGGGGAACAATCGCGCGACTTTACGTACATCGACAACGTTGTCGAGGCGAATCTACTGGCCTGCACGCAACCTAACATTGCCGGAGAGGTATTCAACGTTGCCTGCAATGAACGGCACTCGGTTTTGGAAATTGCGCGCCTAGTGGGGGAGCTAGTGGGCCGGACGGTCAAAATCGAGCACACTGCGCCGCGGGCGGGCGATGTGCGGCATACCCAGGCTTCGATTGAGAAGGCTGCCCGATTGCTCCACTACAGGCCGAAGGTAGGTTTTGAGGAAGGGATGAGGCGCACAGTCGATTGGTTGCGCCAACAGTTGGAAGCCGCCTAAGAGTCTTCAAACCCTGATCCACAAGGAATCCTTTGCGCGAAGCGGCCTCATTGAAGCGGCCCTTCATTGCCGGGTCGGTTTGGAAAGACCGAGCACGGCGGCACTCAGCTAGCGGTGGACGGACGATCGTTGTGATAGAGGTAGAGCAATGCTGCGCGTGCTCTTGGTTGGCTGCGGAGGCTTTCTAGGTTCCGCTTGCCGGTACTTGGTTGCCGGGTGGGTTCAAGGGGCTTTCACCTCTTTGTTCCCGTGGGGAACCTTGACAGTGAATGCTGTGGGTAGTGTTCTCGTGGGCGTGGTCCTTGCGTTGTCGTTGGAGCGTGGTTGGTTGGGCGTGGAATGGCGCGTTTTTTTGGCAGTGGGATTTTGCGGCGGGTTCACGACCATGTCTGCATTCGGCTACGAGACCTTTACTTTGATTCGCGAAGGCAGCTTTTGGCTGGCCGGGTGGAACGTTGTCGCGAACTTTTCCGCCGCGCTGTTTGGCGCTTGGCTTGGCGTGCTGTTGGGGCGTACAATTTAGCGACGGTCGCAAAATGAAAATTATCGGGGAAGGAAAGCTGTTGAGAATTTTTGTTGGTGAGGCTGATCATGCAGAGGGCCGCCCGCTTTACGACGCGATCGTGCTCAAAGCGCGCGAACTTGGGCTTGCGGGGGCTACGGTGTGGCGCGGAATCGAGAGCTTCGGGGCCAGCAGCCGTATCCACACGGCTCGGGTACTGCGACTGTCGGAGGATCTGCCGATTGTGATCGAGATCGTGGACGCTGAGGAGAAGATTCGGCAAGCCCTTCCCGCGATCGAAGCGCTGATCGAGCAAAGTGGGGGAGGGGCGTTGGTGACGTTGGAGAAGGCCGAGATCATCCGCTACACGCCATCAGCAAACAGTTAGCCGCAAAGAAGAGGGTCCAAGGGCAACAGTCAGAACTCCCGAATTGATCTTGGTCCCTTAGCCGCGCTGCAAAGGCCGCCGCGTTGACTTGCGTGGGCCCCGCCGTTAGCGTTGCCGCCGATTCAAACGAGGGGATAGGAAGGTGAGTATTCTCGTTGACAAGAATACGCGTGTAGTGACTCAGGGAATCACTGGAGCAACCGGGCAGTTCCACACTCGGGCTTGCCGGGAATACGGGACGCAGATGGTTGCCGGCGTCACTCCCGGTAAGGGCGGCTCGGATTTCGAGGGCATTCCGATTTTCGATACAGTCGAACAAGCGGTGCGAGCGACCGGTGCCGATGCATCGGTGATTTACGTGCCGCCGCCGTTTGCGGCTGATGCAATCATGGAGGCAGCGGACGCGGGTTTGCGGCTCGTGGTGTGCATTACCGAGGGAATTCCGGTGATGGACATGGTCCGGGTGAAGCGGTATCTCGCAGGCAAGAAAACGCGGCTGATCGGTCCAAATTGCCCCGGAGTCATCACACCTGGCGAGTGTAAGATTGGAATCATGCCGGGGTACATTCATCGGCCAGGCACGATCGGGGTGGTCTCTCGCAGTGGCACGCTGACTTACGAAGCGGTTCACCAGCTCACCCAGCTCGGTCTGGGGCAGTCTACGTGCGTCGGCATCGGGGGGGACCCGGTCGCGGGGACCGGCTTCATTGAAATTTTGGAGATGTTCGAGCAAGACCCCGGCACCGAAGGCGTGATCTTGATTGGGGAGATTGGCGGCTCTGCGGAAGAAGAGGCCGCGGAGTATGTCAGGAACAATATGAGCAAGCCCGTTGTGGGGTTCGTCGCTGGAGCAACTGCGCCTCCTGGCAAGCGCATGGGGCATGCGGGGGCAATCATCTCCGGTGGCAAAGGAACCGCCGCGGAAAAGTTCCGGGCGTTCGAGGCCGCCGGCATGTTCGTCGCAAGAAGCCCGGCCGAACTTGGCAGCACCATGAAGCGTGCTTTGGAAGAGAAGGGCAAAGCGTCATCTGCTGCGCGTTGATGCGCTGGCTGCGGAGGTCCGGAGACTCGACGATGCGAGAGCGAACGTTATCGATCATTAAGCCTGACGCTGTGAAAAAAATGGTGATTGGTGAGATCGTGCGCCGCTTCGAGGCGGCTGGGCTGCGGATCGCTGCGGCGAAGATGTTGTGGCTTTCGCCGGACACTGCAGCGCGCTTCTACGCGGTTCACCGTGAGCGCCCCTTTTACCAGGACTTGGTGCGGTTCATGTCCTCGGGCCCGGTTTTCGTCGCTGTGCTAGAGGGCGAAAATGCGATCGCTCGTAACCGTGAAATCATGGGTCCGACGGATTCCAAAAAAGCCCCGAAAGGCACCATCCGGGGTGACTTCGGGACCGACGTAGAAAAAAACGCGGTTCACGGCTCCGATAGCCCTGAAACCGCGAAGTGGGAAATTGCGTTCTTCTTTAGCGAATCCGAAATTTACTGATGCGGCTTGCGCGGACCGTCCGGCGGTGTTGACGCCGCGCGCGCTCCGCGCATGGTTGGACCAACGTGGAGAGCCAGCCTACCGCGCTGAGCAAGTCTTATCCTGGGTGTACCGCAGCGGGGCGCACTCATTTGAGGAACTGACTAATGTGCCCAGGAGCTTGAGAGCAGCACTGGACCGTGACTTTCGGTGGCCGGCAGCCAGGCTGGAGACGGTGTTGCGCGCGGTAGACGATACGCGCAAACTGCTCCTTCGCTTTGACGACGGTGCCACCATCGAGTGTGTGGTAATCCCCGATCCTCCTCGCCTCACGTTGTGCATTTCTTCCCAGGTGGGATGCGGGATGGGCTGCGCGTTTTGTGCAACGGCGCGCCTGGGGTTGCGCCGTAACCTTGACAGTGCGGAGATTATCGCGCAGGTGCTCGCTGCCCGTTCAGTGTTGCGGCTGGACGAGCGGCTCACCAACGTCGTTTTCATGGGCATGGGCGAGCCGCTCGCGAATTACCAGAACCTAGTGGAAGCCATCGAAGTACTGACGGCTCCGTGGGGGTTCGATCTCTCGGGACGGCGGATCACCGTGTCTACCGTAGGGCTTTTGCCGCAAATGGAGCGTTTGGTGCGCGAGACGCCGGTGCAGCTTGCAGTGTCACTCACGGCAGCGACTGATGAGCTTCGCTCGGAGCTCATGCCTGTAAACCGTCGCTACCAACTAGAAGCGCTGATTGACGTTTGCCGCCGCCTGCCCCTGCCACAGCGTCGGCGAGTCACTTTTGAATATGTCCTTTTGGCCGGCATCAACGATCGCCCGCAGGACGCGCAGCTGCTGGCGCAACTTCTCCGCGGTGTTCGTGCAAAGGTCAATTTGATTCCTTTTAACCCCTTTCCGGGGGCGCCTTACGCTAGACCCACGGATGATGTCGTCCGCGAGTTTCAAGAGGTGTTGCTGGCGCGAGGTGTCCACACCACGGTACGGCGCAGTCGGGGATTGGAAGTGCAAGCAGCCTGCGGGCAATTGGCTTTGAGCAGCCAGGGCCAGCAGACCAGCGTGATCAACATGGACTACGGCGCACAGCGCTCGTAAGCACGGTCGGATCGGGGGCCGCGTGGCCGGAATCGGTGTGATTGTCAATCCCCATGCCGGTCGCAACCAGGCGTGGAGAGAAGTGGCGGAGCGCTTGGATGAGGCCGTGCAAGGCAAGGGCTTCGTGTTGGTGCCCCACACTTTAGAAGCATTGCAGGACGCAGCCATACGTTGTGCCCAGGAAAAAGTCGACATCGTGGCCATCTGTGGGGGAGATGGAAGTTTCTTCCGAGGCCTGTCTGCTTTGGCCCGCGTTTACGGTGCGCAACAGTTGCCCTTGTTCTTGCCGTTGCGCGGCGGATCCATGAATACCATCGCGAGGTCTGTGGGGGTGCGCCGTGGAACTCCGCCTAAGGTGCTTGCCCACGTGGTGGAGGCTTACGCTTCCGGCCGGCCGCTGCGCACAACGGAACGGCAGCTCCTTCGCATTCACGAGGACCATTACGGGTTCATGGTTGGATGCGGTGTGATCGTAAATTTCTTGCAGGTCTACTACGGGGGAAAGAGGAGGGGACCGCAAGCGGCAGCCCTTTGGCTAGCGCGGGTAATTGGCTCGGGGCTGGTGGGGGGCGAGTTGGCAAGACGCATTTTGCAAGGGTTTCGCGCCGACGTCGTATGCGATGGAGAGCGGGTGCCACACCGTAACTACAACGTTTTGTACGCGAGCACGATCACGGATATCGGCCTTGGTTTTGTCGCGACCTACTTGGCCACCCGGAAAGCTGGCTATTTTCACTTGCTCGCCGGTCAAGTGCGTGCGAGCCATGTTATCTCCCGCCTGCACCGACTGCGCGCTGGGTGCCCAATGAACATTCCGGAGCTTTACGACAACATCGCGCAGGATGTCCGGGTTGAGTTTGAGTGGCCAACCCATTACACGATCGACGGTGACATTCTCGAAGCAGCATCGCAATTGCGCCTGCGAGCAGGCCCTCGATTAACGATTGTGCAGGAGTAACACCGTTGGCGGATACGTTGCCCACCCTTGGGGTTATTGGCGGAAGCGGCCTTTACGAGATGGCCGGACTCGAGTCGGTGCAACACGTGCAACTTTCGACACCGTTTGGCCACCCGTCGGATGATTTTGTCATAGGCACTATGGGCGGCGTTCGTTTGGTCTTCTTGCCGCGCCACGGCCGCGGGCATCGGCTGCTGCCTTCAGAGATCAACTACCGCGCCAATCTCTGGGGGATGAAACATCTTGGAGTGGAATGGCTGGTTGCGGTGAGCGCTGTGGGTAGCTTGCGCGAGGAGATCCGGCCAGGGCACTTGGTTGTGCCCAATCAGTTTATTGATCGTACTTCGCGACGCCCAAGCACGTTTTTTGGCAGTGGGATCGTTGCCCACGTGAGTTTCGCAGACCCGGTCTGCCCGGAACTGGCGGCGTTGGTGGTGGAGGCCGCTCGCAGTGCGGGAGGGACTGTCCACGACAGTGGCACGTATCTCTGCATGGAAGGCCCGCAGTTCTCCACCCGTGCGGAGTCGCACCTTTACCGGCAGTGGGGTGCACACGTAATCGGGATGACCAATGTACAGGAAGCGAAGCTTGCTCGGGAAGCAGAAATTTGTTTCGCCACCCTGGCGTTGGCGACCGATTATGATTGTTGGCACGAGTCGGAAGCCGATGTGGCCATTGGGGATGTGCTGCGAATCCTGCAACAAAATGTTTCCTTAGCTCGCGCGGTGATTACAGCCGTAGCGAGCTGTTTGCCGTTACCGCGCCGGTGCGTATGTGCAAACGCGTTAGAGCATGCTGTCATCACCGATCGCAGTCGCATTCCGGAGCACCTGTGGCACGATTTGCGGCCGTTGTTGGCGAAGTACTCGAAGCAGTGGCAGAGGGGAGACGAGTGAGCATTTTGGTTGTTGGTTCCGTGTTCATGGACAGCCTGGAGACGCCCTACGGTTCGGTGGACCGCACAGTGGGTGGATCGGCGACATATTTTTCCATAGCCGCGAGCTTTTTTACGCCGGTTCAAATGGTTGCTGCTGTCGGAGAGGATTTTCCCGAGGAAGAACGGGCCTTTCTGCATCGGCGGGGGATTGATCTGCGCGGGCTTGAAACGCGGCCGGGGAAAACCGGATTTTGGCGTGGGCGTTACCACGAGGATATGAACAAGCGCGACACTTTGGAGTTGCAGCTCAACGTCTTCGGGGACTTTCGCCCCCAATTACCCGACAGTTATCGCGACGCGCAGTATGTCTTCTTGGCCAACATCGACCCCGAATTGCAAGGAGAGGTTCTGGATCAACTCACCGCTCCCGGCTTGGTCGGCTGCGACACGATGAACCACTGGATCGCTAACGCCCGTCCGGCACTGGAACGCCTCCTCGACCGAGTGGACGTGTTGATCATCAACGACGAAGAGGCGAGACAGTTGAGTGGGGAAGCGAATGTGGTCAAGGCGGCTCGCCGCTTGCTGCAAATGGGCCCGAAGCGCGTACTGATCAAACGCGGCGAGTACGGAGTGATTCAGTTTTCCCCCGACTCTGTGTTTGCTGTGCCTGCTTTCCCGTTAGAGCAGGTGTTCGATCCGACCGGTGCCGGGGATACATTTGCCGGCGCCTTCATGGGCGCATTGGCACGATCTAGGAGTCGATCGGAGCGCGCCCTGCGCGAAGCGATTGTTTACGGGAGTGTGGTTGCCTCCTTTGTCGTCGAGGACTTCGGCCTGGCACGATTGAAAACATTGACTTGGGAGCAAATCGAACGCCGCTATCGGCAGTTTGTCAGTTTGACAAACATTGACGGGGCATGAAAGCGGAGATTTCTGCTGTCCTGCCCGTCTACAACGAAGCGCTGAACCTCGAGCCGCTGCACCGAGAGCTGATCGCGGTTTTAGAACGCTTGGGCAGGCCCTTTGAAATCGTTTACGTCGACGATGGCAGCACGGATGGCAGCGCAGAGCTGCTCGATCAGTTCAGTTCTGATGACCGTGTGCGAGTGATTCACCTTGCGCGGAATTACGGACAAACCGCTGCCCTTGCAGCGGGCTTCGACCAAGCAACTGGCGATGTGGTGGTCACCCTGGACGCGGATGGTCAAAACGACCCGAGAGAGATCGGAAAGCTGTTGGCAGAGATTGACCGTGGCTTTGACCTGGTGGTGGG is a window encoding:
- a CDS encoding PfkB family carbohydrate kinase; translated protein: MSILVVGSVFMDSLETPYGSVDRTVGGSATYFSIAASFFTPVQMVAAVGEDFPEEERAFLHRRGIDLRGLETRPGKTGFWRGRYHEDMNKRDTLELQLNVFGDFRPQLPDSYRDAQYVFLANIDPELQGEVLDQLTAPGLVGCDTMNHWIANARPALERLLDRVDVLIINDEEARQLSGEANVVKAARRLLQMGPKRVLIKRGEYGVIQFSPDSVFAVPAFPLEQVFDPTGAGDTFAGAFMGALARSRSRSERALREAIVYGSVVASFVVEDFGLARLKTLTWEQIERRYRQFVSLTNIDGA
- a CDS encoding SDR family oxidoreductase; amino-acid sequence: MYLVTGGAGFIGSNLVHALVARGEKVRVLDNFSTGSRENLASVADRIEVIEGDLRDPDTVRAAVRGVQYVSHQAALRSVPRSVDDPLSTDAVNTHGTLLLLVAARDAGVKRVVYASSSSVYGDSPVLPKEENQAPAPISPYAVSKLAGEYYCRTFTRLYGLETVSLRYFNVFGPRQSPESKYAAVVPLFIRAALRGEALIIHGDGEQSRDFTYIDNVVEANLLACTQPNIAGEVFNVACNERHSVLEIARLVGELVGRTVKIEHTAPRAGDVRHTQASIEKAARLLHYRPKVGFEEGMRRTVDWLRQQLEAA
- a CDS encoding diacylglycerol kinase family protein, which encodes MAGIGVIVNPHAGRNQAWREVAERLDEAVQGKGFVLVPHTLEALQDAAIRCAQEKVDIVAICGGDGSFFRGLSALARVYGAQQLPLFLPLRGGSMNTIARSVGVRRGTPPKVLAHVVEAYASGRPLRTTERQLLRIHEDHYGFMVGCGVIVNFLQVYYGGKRRGPQAAALWLARVIGSGLVGGELARRILQGFRADVVCDGERVPHRNYNVLYASTITDIGLGFVATYLATRKAGYFHLLAGQVRASHVISRLHRLRAGCPMNIPELYDNIAQDVRVEFEWPTHYTIDGDILEAASQLRLRAGPRLTIVQE
- the mtnP gene encoding S-methyl-5'-thioadenosine phosphorylase, with the translated sequence MADTLPTLGVIGGSGLYEMAGLESVQHVQLSTPFGHPSDDFVIGTMGGVRLVFLPRHGRGHRLLPSEINYRANLWGMKHLGVEWLVAVSAVGSLREEIRPGHLVVPNQFIDRTSRRPSTFFGSGIVAHVSFADPVCPELAALVVEAARSAGGTVHDSGTYLCMEGPQFSTRAESHLYRQWGAHVIGMTNVQEAKLAREAEICFATLALATDYDCWHESEADVAIGDVLRILQQNVSLARAVITAVASCLPLPRRCVCANALEHAVITDRSRIPEHLWHDLRPLLAKYSKQWQRGDE
- the rlmN gene encoding 23S rRNA (adenine(2503)-C(2))-methyltransferase RlmN, with amino-acid sequence MLTPRALRAWLDQRGEPAYRAEQVLSWVYRSGAHSFEELTNVPRSLRAALDRDFRWPAARLETVLRAVDDTRKLLLRFDDGATIECVVIPDPPRLTLCISSQVGCGMGCAFCATARLGLRRNLDSAEIIAQVLAARSVLRLDERLTNVVFMGMGEPLANYQNLVEAIEVLTAPWGFDLSGRRITVSTVGLLPQMERLVRETPVQLAVSLTAATDELRSELMPVNRRYQLEALIDVCRRLPLPQRRRVTFEYVLLAGINDRPQDAQLLAQLLRGVRAKVNLIPFNPFPGAPYARPTDDVVREFQEVLLARGVHTTVRRSRGLEVQAACGQLALSSQGQQTSVINMDYGAQRS
- the crcB gene encoding fluoride efflux transporter CrcB, producing the protein MLRVLLVGCGGFLGSACRYLVAGWVQGAFTSLFPWGTLTVNAVGSVLVGVVLALSLERGWLGVEWRVFLAVGFCGGFTTMSAFGYETFTLIREGSFWLAGWNVVANFSAALFGAWLGVLLGRTI
- a CDS encoding glycosyltransferase family 2 protein, coding for MTAWPFVSVVIPMRNEGKHIARCLDSIFAQDYPRDRFEVIVVDGDSDDDSPKVLAGYGNKIRVLRNAARIVPTALNIGIRAARGEIIARVDAHTVLEPDYLRCGVEALLQTGADNVGGPMRTAGGGPVAQAIARAMDSRFGIGAYFHFAQADREVDTVYMGMWPRKTFERVGLFDEELVRNQDDELNYRIRKLGGKVYLSVAMRSLYQNRESYRALARQFFEYGKWKVRVLQKHPSQMSWRHFVPPTLVAAVVSSLCAATVWPASLYFTGSVLGSYGLAVAAAAGAVARKHGTGLAPRVAWAFVVMHWSWGGGFLWGLLRFGHRWFQPENPPPQLGPQQVPVGAAATG
- a CDS encoding DUF190 domain-containing protein gives rise to the protein MKIIGEGKLLRIFVGEADHAEGRPLYDAIVLKARELGLAGATVWRGIESFGASSRIHTARVLRLSEDLPIVIEIVDAEEKIRQALPAIEALIEQSGGGALVTLEKAEIIRYTPSANS
- the ndk gene encoding nucleoside-diphosphate kinase, encoding MRERTLSIIKPDAVKKMVIGEIVRRFEAAGLRIAAAKMLWLSPDTAARFYAVHRERPFYQDLVRFMSSGPVFVAVLEGENAIARNREIMGPTDSKKAPKGTIRGDFGTDVEKNAVHGSDSPETAKWEIAFFFSESEIY
- the sucD gene encoding succinate--CoA ligase subunit alpha; this encodes MSILVDKNTRVVTQGITGATGQFHTRACREYGTQMVAGVTPGKGGSDFEGIPIFDTVEQAVRATGADASVIYVPPPFAADAIMEAADAGLRLVVCITEGIPVMDMVRVKRYLAGKKTRLIGPNCPGVITPGECKIGIMPGYIHRPGTIGVVSRSGTLTYEAVHQLTQLGLGQSTCVGIGGDPVAGTGFIEILEMFEQDPGTEGVILIGEIGGSAEEEAAEYVRNNMSKPVVGFVAGATAPPGKRMGHAGAIISGGKGTAAEKFRAFEAAGMFVARSPAELGSTMKRALEEKGKASSAAR